GTGGGGTAGTTGGGCCGCGTGTGCCGAGAGCCCTGTGATCCGGCATGCTGACGAAGGAGAGGCAGGCGGGCCTGAAGCAGTGGGCCGCCCGGGTGACGGACACCCGGCGGCGGGTTCGTCAGACGAGCCCGGCGGAGAAGGCGCCCACCCGACCGGCTCCCCGACCTCCACCGCGAACTCACGGCCTAGCGAACGGCGACCACGCCCCGCGACGCACCCCTCGTCCCGGGAGATCGGGCACCATGACCATGAATGAGACGGCGGCGGGTTTCGGCGCCGAAGCCCGCCGCGGCGTCAGGACCGTGCGGGAAGTTCCGGCAGCACCTTCTCGGCGATGTCGAGGAGAGCGCTGTCGTTCGGGAGGGTCCCGGACGTGCTCCACACGGAGATGTCGCAGGAGCCGCCCCGGTCGTCACGGTCCAGCGCCACGGTCACCGACCTGGCCAGGGGACCTTCCTCGACCGGCCCGCCGGACGCGCTGCCGCCGAGATCGATCTCGAACTTCATGGTGTGCGCCGAGGCGAGAACCGCGGGACGACCGGCAACCGTCACCGCCCTGACGTCCGTCTCGTCCCCGAACTCCATCAGCTTCACGTACTGGTCGATCGACAGCTTGTTGTACGTGGCCGAGACATTCACGGTGTACGTGTCGAAGGCGACCGTGGCCTCCGGCTGGGCGACTTTCTCATCCGTCAGGGGTGCGGTGTTGTTGCTGCTGGAGACGGAGGTCGCGGTCTCTCCCGGCGTGCCGAGGAGTTCGGCCAGGTCCGGCCGGTTGAGCGCCTCGCACAGTTCTTCACCGGTCACCGGCCGGGACGAGTCCTCGTAAGCCTTCGGAAGCGCCTCGCGGGACGACTCGTCCGAACAGGTGGGAGGCGGCGGGGCGTTGTCGTCGGCCGGCATATAACGCGGCAACGCCCACAACGCGACCGCAAGCGCCCCGAACAACCCCACGGCGGCAGCGGCCTGCCCCCAGGCGTTGGGCTCCTTCTCGGGAGTACGGGGGCTCGGGGGCGCGGTTACGGCGTGGGGCGGCGCGTGGTGCGGAAGTTGTTGTTGTTGCTGTTGCTGTTGCTGTTGCGGCGGCGGCTGGGTCTGGGCCTGGGTGACAGGCCCGACCGCCACCCCGTCCCTACTTTCCCCCGCGCCCGCGCCCGCGGAGGCGGAGGCGGAGGCGGTCGGACTCGGATTCCGTCGCGGACTCCGTTGCGCACGCAGAGCCCGGATCACCGTATGGACACTTACCGCCGCGAGCACGAGGAACGCCGCGCCGATACCCGCTGCGACCCAGTCGCGATCGTGGGCAGCGAGATACATGATCCGTACGCCGAAGACAGAACCGATCACGATGAGCAGAGGCTCACGGACCCAGAACGGCAGAAGACGGATGAGGAAACCGAGCATCCGGTGATCTCACCAGGGCAAGATCACATCCGCTGTGATGGAGGCCACAATTCCGGGCAGGTACGGAGTATGTCGCCGCCGGTCCGCCGGGGGCGGTGCGATTGGTGCGGTCTACAAACTCTTGGCCCCGTCGGTGCGGTCACTCCCGATGCCGCTCCCGACGTCGCTCGTCTTGTCGCCCAGCCAGCCGGCCGCCTTTTCCGCAGCCCCACGGTCTTCGCTGCCGCGCCGAACCCGCCGACCGTCCCGACCGTCCAGGGGGTGGCCTGCCCGGCGCGGGTGACTGCCTGCCCGGAGTGGGTCAGCCCGCCGTACGTGCGGGGCCATAGGGAGCGTCGATTGCTCTCGCGTATCCGCAGGAGTCTGCCGGGCGCACCACTGCAGGCTGGACAGCCTCTCTCGCTGCCCTGCGACCGGTTCAGATCTGGCCGAGGTCGATCTCCGCTGCGAAGGGAGCGGTGATCTTCAGGGCCCCGACGTGCACGTCCCCTTCGCGGTACGTCTTCGTCGCGGGATCGAGCAGGTACGTATACACAAGCGGTGTGCCCGTCGCGGCCTGCTCGACCCGCCAGTAAAAACCGATCCCGGCTTTGGCGTACTGGTCCACCTTTACGATCCGATCGGTGGTCTCCGAGCCCGGCGACACCACCTCGACCACGAGCAGTACATGCTCCGGACGGGTTGGCGTGATGTCGATCGTGTCCGCACGGTAGACGATGACGTCGGGGCGGCGATTGGTCAGCGGGACGTCCTGAAGCCGTACGTCGAAATCCGTGTCGGCGTTCCAATCGGGGCCGGCTGCGGCGTCCAGGGCGTTCGCCAGGAGCCGGGCCAGCCGATTGTGACGCTTGGAGGCGCTAGGGCTTACGACGACCATTCCGTCCACGATCTCGATGCCGGCGCACTGTTCCTCGGACCACGACTCGTACTCCTCGGCCGTGATCTGCTGGTGCATCCACGCAGGAGCCACCATCTCGGCAGTCATGACACGCCTCCCGGACACTGTGCGGCGGGCCCTGTCCCGCCGCACTCAGAGTACTGACTCCCACGCGCCGGGGCGGTACGGAGACCCTGGTCGCCTCGACGCTTTCCCCTACCGAGGGCAAGAGCGGTGTGTTGTGCTCGTGAGCGTCGGGCTCGACCCACCACGCTGCCGATCCGGCGCCGGCCTGCGATTCGTTCAACGGCTCTGCCACCACACCAGGCCGCACCCGAGAAGAGCAGAGCCCGCAGCCGTGGCGAACCCTCGTACGGCGGCGAACAGGGCGGCACGCCCCGGACGACGGACGGTTCGCCGCCGCTTTCGTTCCGTGAGCTTGCTCATCGGGATCTCCTCCGGTCAGCACGTTGCTGCTGCGAGCTGGCGGTCGGAGTTTCGTGCGGTGACGTGGAAGAGACCCGGCAGGGCGGGAGGACCGGGCATTTCTCGTTCAACGCTGCTGGCCGAAGAGGTGCCCGCTGTACCCGCGCGGGCGGTCCCGGGCGCGGCGGTCAGGAGGGGGAGCGCGGGTGACAACACGGTCGCGGGAGGGCGACTGCTCTACGAGCAACTGCGCGCACTCGCCAAACCTCCGTACGGGAGGAGAGTCGGCAATCAGCGGATCAGCGACTGGGTGCCGACAACGGACAAGGAACCGAAGGTACTGCCGACCCGGGCCTTCTGCGCGGAGCGGGTGACGAGAATCGAACTCGCACTCTCAGCTTGGGAAGCTACGGGGCTCGGGTGCTTGCGCGGACTCCGGCCCGCGGGTGGGCGCTCAATGATGACGGGGTGATCCTTCGGGACGCACGCTGGTCGACCGTGACTGCCCGCTCTGAAGGGCACACGGCGGACAGGCCCGCGAGTCCATCCGTTGTGAGGCGGACCCGCCAAGAGGCCACGGCGTGCATAGCGATGCAATCCGGCGATGCGGGTGAGGAACTTGTGGTGGTCGGCGGCCGAGCGCGAGCAGGCCGTCGAGGCGGCGGGGAACCACGGCGGTTGACGGCAGCACCGCACGCCGAGTGGGGAGCAGTGCCTGGACACCGAGTACGCGGTTGTGCCGCGGAGCGACAGGTCTCTGCGGTCTTCAGGACCGCACTCACGACGAGCATCAGCCGCACCGATGTCATGCCCCACCGATGTCATGCCGCACCGATGTCATGCCGCACCGACGTCAGGCCGCACCGACGTCAGGCCGTAGGTGACAGCTGCTGGTCGCGCGGAGATTTTTCTTGAGTGGCCATAAATCCACTAAAAAATACCTCCGCCTGCATCTGACCTCCTCGTCGATTGGCATTAACTTCCGGCGATGCGCAGAAAATTACTCCGCGTACAGTGCCGGTTGGTCTTTGTAATGTCATGATCAATCGCTGGGTCAGCGCTGTCCCGTCATTACTGGTGGGTTGGCGGACGGGCGGCATTGAGTGCGGTGCGGCGCAAGGCGGAGAGTATTGCCATACTGGGCACATTCGGGCGATATGGGCAATGTGGCGAAATGCTGTGGCTATCGTCGTGTGCCCCGATGTGGGCTGACGCGGCAACTCGTGGCGCGCTGTCAGTGGGTCATCGCGGAGAATCTGGAAAAAGAGGTATGTCCGGACTCCACGACCGCGCGCGAATCCACCAAGGGCAACCCCGCCCCCGCGTATCGATCCGGTCACTCTGGTCGTCCGCGGCGCGCTTGCGGTGTCACCGGCGGCCCATGGCGACGAGTTCTGTAATGCGAGCATTATCACGCAAGAAAGAGGGATAAGTTGTGAACATGCGTAATCGGGTGGCGGGGTTTTCTGCCGCAACCGCACTGGCCTGCACCTCGCTCACCGCGTGCAGTGGCTGGACCGACGAATCGCCAGGAATTATTATCGGGATGTCGGACGAAATCCTTTCCACGGACCCGTCTTCCGGTTACGACCCGGGTTCCTGGCTGCTTTTCAACAACGTCTTCCAGACTTTGCTGAGTTTCCCGAATGGAGGTACGGATCCGCAACCGGAGGCTGCGGAGAGTTGTGCCTTCGAGGGGGCTGGGGTGCGGGTTTATCGTTGCGTACTCAAGGACGACCTGAAATTCAGTAACGGTGATCCGCTCACCGCCGAAGATGTCAAGTTCTCCTTCGACCGCGTGCGGCTCATCGATGACGCGGCCGGCCCAGCCGTCATGTTCACCATGCTCGACTCCGTTGAGGCACCCGACAGTAAAACTGTAGTGTTCCGCCTCAAAGTTCCTGACGCCACTTTTCCCAGCAAAATAGCATCGGGCGCCGGTTCCATAGTCAACCACCGGCAGTACGAGGCCAAATCCTTACGCGAGGACGGTCAGGCTTCAGGCTCCGGGCCTTACAAGCTCACATCAATGAGCAAGGACGAGGCCGTCTTCTCCCCGAACGAAAATTATAGAGGCCGCGCCGAGGTGAAGAACGGCGGAGTCACGCTGAAACTCTTCCATTCCGACCAAGCCCGTCTGAGGCAGGGCCTGATGGACCACGACATCGACATGGCCTTCCGGGGCCTGCCCGCGAAGGACCTTGTCGGCGCCGACAGTCTCGCCGATGAGCCGGGGATCCAAATAGTCGAGGGCGACAGTGCTGAGGTCCAACATCTGGTCTTCAACATGAACGACCCGGTGGCCGGAAAAATCGGCTTCCGCAAGGCCATGAGTCACCTGCTGGATCGGGACGCTCTGATCAAGCAGGTGTACCAGGACACGGCGATTCCTTTGTATTCGATCATTCCTGCCGGGGTCATCGGTCATACAACGGCGTTCTTTGACACCTATGGAGACCGTCCTTCCCAGGAAAAAGCCGAAGCGGCGCTGCGCGCCGACGGGATCGAGGGAAAGGTGGAGCTGACACTGTGGTCCACCCCGTCCCGTTACGGCCTTGCCACCGATCAGGAACTGCGGGTCATCGCCGAGCAGCTCAACAGCAGTGGCCTCTTCAAGGCCAAGGTCAGGTCCGTACCCTTCGATCGCTATGAGAAGGACATTGCCGCGGGTAAGTACGGCGTGTATGTGAAGGGCTGGCTGCCGGACTATCCCGACGCCGATAATTTCACTTCTCCGTTCTTCGGCGACGGCAACGTACTGGCCAATAATTATTCGAACCGAACGATAAGCGAGACGCTGATTCCGCGCTCAGCCACCGAGAAGAACCGCGCAGAGGCGAGTGACGACTTCGGCAAGATTCAGGACATCGTGGCCGACGATGTCCCCGTGTTGCCGATCTGGCAGGCGAAACAGTACGCGGCGGTACACGATGACATCCGTGGATACCAGTACTGCCTGGACGCCTCGACGGTGTTCAGGTTCTGGGAACTCAGCAAGGTCTGACGGGGACCGAGCTGACATCGGAGAGCGCCGTGTGCGGGTTCCAGCCCGACCGGCTACGACGCCGGTCCTGCCGTCGTAGCCGCAGAACGCGAACTGGTACTCGTAGGCGCTGAGTACCAGTTCGCGCATGCGCCGGTCCCGCGGTCTGCGCGCGGGCGCGGGACGCGCGGTCTCCGCCGGCGCCGGTTCCAGGCCGACGCACTCGCACAGTTCACCGTGCGGCGACGGCGGGAAGTGCGGGTCGAGCAGCAACCGCGCGATCCGCCCGCGCAGTTCGGGCTCATCCCGCAGAGCGGTTCTGAGTTCCGGTGCGGGCCGGCCAGTGGCACAATCCGGGGTTCCCGGCGAACGTGCGCATGCGGCGCCCGGAAGCCGGTGACGCACACGGGCGCGGCCTGCTCCTGGGTGACTCGATCACCGACTCGTGGCGCTCCGGACCGACCCGCTTCGGCGGGCGGGTCTGCCTTGGTGGCCGGCGCTTGGCCGTCGAGCCGAAGGGTTCGGCCCCTTCTGCTGGGACCCTTTTCG
This sequence is a window from Streptomyces ortus. Protein-coding genes within it:
- a CDS encoding DUF6215 domain-containing protein — its product is MAVGPVTQAQTQPPPQQQQQQQQQQLPHHAPPHAVTAPPSPRTPEKEPNAWGQAAAAVGLFGALAVALWALPRYMPADDNAPPPPTCSDESSREALPKAYEDSSRPVTGEELCEALNRPDLAELLGTPGETATSVSSSNNTAPLTDEKVAQPEATVAFDTYTVNVSATYNKLSIDQYVKLMEFGDETDVRAVTVAGRPAVLASAHTMKFEIDLGGSASGGPVEEGPLARSVTVALDRDDRGGSCDISVWSTSGTLPNDSALLDIAEKVLPELPARS
- a CDS encoding Uma2 family endonuclease, producing the protein MTAEMVAPAWMHQQITAEEYESWSEEQCAGIEIVDGMVVVSPSASKRHNRLARLLANALDAAAGPDWNADTDFDVRLQDVPLTNRRPDVIVYRADTIDITPTRPEHVLLVVEVVSPGSETTDRIVKVDQYAKAGIGFYWRVEQAATGTPLVYTYLLDPATKTYREGDVHVGALKITAPFAAEIDLGQI
- a CDS encoding ABC transporter substrate-binding protein translates to MRNRVAGFSAATALACTSLTACSGWTDESPGIIIGMSDEILSTDPSSGYDPGSWLLFNNVFQTLLSFPNGGTDPQPEAAESCAFEGAGVRVYRCVLKDDLKFSNGDPLTAEDVKFSFDRVRLIDDAAGPAVMFTMLDSVEAPDSKTVVFRLKVPDATFPSKIASGAGSIVNHRQYEAKSLREDGQASGSGPYKLTSMSKDEAVFSPNENYRGRAEVKNGGVTLKLFHSDQARLRQGLMDHDIDMAFRGLPAKDLVGADSLADEPGIQIVEGDSAEVQHLVFNMNDPVAGKIGFRKAMSHLLDRDALIKQVYQDTAIPLYSIIPAGVIGHTTAFFDTYGDRPSQEKAEAALRADGIEGKVELTLWSTPSRYGLATDQELRVIAEQLNSSGLFKAKVRSVPFDRYEKDIAAGKYGVYVKGWLPDYPDADNFTSPFFGDGNVLANNYSNRTISETLIPRSATEKNRAEASDDFGKIQDIVADDVPVLPIWQAKQYAAVHDDIRGYQYCLDASTVFRFWELSKV